One region of Danio rerio strain Tuebingen ecotype United States chromosome 5, GRCz12tu, whole genome shotgun sequence genomic DNA includes:
- the erlin2 gene encoding erlin-2 codes for MTLGAVASLILAIGGAAVFSALHKIEEGHVGVYYRGGALLTATSGPGFHLMLPFITTFKSVQTTLQTDEVKNVPCGTGGGVMIYFDRIEVVNYLVPSAVYGIVRNFTADYDKALIFNKVHHELNQFCSVHTLQDVYIGLFDQIDENLKLTLQEDLTSMAPGLIIQAVRVTKPNIPESIRRNYELMESERTKLLIAAQTQKVVEKEAETERKKAVIEAEKVAQVAEIKFGQKVMEKETEKKISQIEDSAYLARQKAKADAEFYSAQRAAEANKLKLTPEYLQLMKFKAIAANSKIYFGSEIPHMFMDSGPGSSSSAASKAIDVLSEGMLDLE; via the exons ATGACACTGGGAGCAGTCGCCTCCTTGATCCTTGCCATTGGAGGAGCTGCAGTCTTTTCTGCACTACATAAGATTGAAGAAGGACATGTGGGTGTTTACTACAG AGGTGGAGCTCTGCTGACTGCCACTAGTGGCCCTGGATTTCATCTGATGCTGCCGTTCATTACTACATTCAAGTCTGTAcag ACAACCCTACAAACAGATGAAGTGAAGAATGTTCCATGCGGCACAGG TGGAGGTGTAATGATCTACTTTGATCGCATTGAGGTGGTGAACTACCTTGTTCCCTCAGCAG TTTATGGCATCGTGAGAAACTTCACAGCAGACTATGACAAAGCCCTGATTTTCAATAAGGTTCACCATGAGCTGAATCAGTTCTGTAGTGTTCACACGCTTCAGGATGTCTACATTGGTCTGTTTG ATCAAATAGATGAGAATCTTAAGCTGACGCTCCAGGAGGATCTAACCAGCATGGCTCCTGGACTCATCATTCAG GCGGTCCGTGTTACTAAACCAAACATTCCAGAAAGCATACGCAGGAACTATGAGCTAAT GGAGAGTGAGAGAACAAAGTTACTGATTGCAGCTCAGACTCAGAAGGTGGTGGAGAAAGAGGCAGAGACAGAGAGGAAAAAGGCTGTCATTG AGGCAGAGAAGGTGGCTCAGGTGGCTGAAATCAAATTTGGACAAAAGGTTATGGAAAAAGAAACGGAGAAAAAGATCTCACAAATTGAAG ACAGTGCGTACCTCGCTAGGCAGAAAGCAAAAGCAGATGCAGAATTCTACTCAGCGCAGAGAGCAGCGGAGGCCAATAAG CTCAAGCTGACTCCTGAATATCTCCAGCTGATGAAATTTAAGGCAATAGCGGCTAACAGCAAGATTTACTTTGGAAGTGAGATCCCTCACATGTTTATGGACTCTGGGCCAGGAAGCTCCTCCTCAGCTGCTTCCAAAGCCATCGACGTGCTCTCAGAGGGGATGCTGGACTTGGAATGA
- the fbp1b gene encoding fructose-1,6-bisphosphatase 1b produces the protein MSDRGAFDTNVVTLTRFVLEEGRKAKGTGELTTLLNSMCTAIKAISTAVRKAGIANLYGIAGSTNVTGDQVKKLDVLSNDLVINMIKSSFTSCVLVSEEDEKAVIIEPEKRGKYVVCFDPLDGSSNIDCLASIGTIFAIYRKETDDEPSEKDALRSGRHIVAAGYALYGSATMLVLSTGQGVNCFMLDPAIGEFILVDRDVRIKKKGKIYSLNEGYAQQFYPDVTEYLQKKKFPEDGSSPYGGRYVGSMVADVHRTLVYGGIFLYPANVKSPKGKLRLLYECNPMAFIMEQAGGMATTGAMNVLDIQPESIHQRVPVVLGSPDDVKEYISIYKKHAK, from the exons ATGTCTGACAGAGGTGCATTTGATACCAATGTGGTGACCCTCACCAGGTTTGTCTTGGAAGAGGGCAGAAAAGCCAAAGGAACAGGAGAGCTTACAACCCTTCTCAACTCCATGTGCACAGCCATCAAAGCCATTTCCACTGCTGTCAGAAAAGCAGGCATTGCCAATCT CTATGGAATTGCTGGAAGCACAAATGTTACAGGAGACCAGGTGAAAAAGCTAGATGTCCTGTCCAATGATCTAGTTATAAACATGATTAAATCCTCCTTCACATCCTGTGTTTTGGTGTCTGAAGAAGATGAAAAAGCCGTCATTATAGAACCAGAGAAAAGG GGCAAATACGTGGTTTGTTTTGACCCTCTGGATGGCTCTTCAAACATTGACTGCTTAGCGTCTATTGGAACTATTTTTGCAATCTACAGAAAG gaaactgACGATGAGCCCTCAGAGAAGGATGCCTTGCGGAGCGGCAGACACATTGTGGCTGCAGGTTATGCTCTCTATGGCAGTGCTACCATGCTGGTTCTCTCCACAGGACAGGGAGTCAACTGCTTCATGCTAGACCCT GCCATCGGTGAGTTCATACTTGTGGACCGGGATGTGAGGATTAAGAAGAAAGGAAAGATCTACAGTCTTAATGAAGGCTACGCTCAGCAATTTTACCCAGATGTCACAGAATATCTGCAAAAGAAGAAATTCCCAGAA GATGGCAGTTCACCTTATGGAGGGCGCTATGTGGGGTCTATGGTAGCTGATGTGCACAGGACCCTAGTCTATGGAGGAATTTTCCTGTACCCTGCTAATGTCAAGAGTCCCAAGGGCAAg CTGAGGCTGTTGTATGAGTGCAACCCCATGGCCTTCATTATGGAGCAGGCTGGAGGTATGGCAACAACTGGAGCCATGAACGTTCTGGACATTCAGCCTGAATCAATCCACCAGAGGGTTCCTGTAGTTCTGGGCTCCCCTGATGATGTAAAGGAGTATATCTCTATCTacaaaaaacatgccaaatga